One genomic window of Borreliella garinii includes the following:
- a CDS encoding LysM peptidoglycan-binding domain-containing M23 family metallopeptidase, with amino-acid sequence MSKNFFLFKVVFFFLKAICVFSYPEIKNFSRKDPIFSDLKVKVLKYNKKQHIPLFFYLYKVKKGDTFFKIANKINGWQSGIATVNLLDSPLVSVGQELLIPSKKGVFVFDSKDYRFNNLLLATRDLTKAEKIKIKRSDRVYEFYFFDFVKNPDFGLFSGTELLFFLNANFIFPLKKFIVSSDFGFRNDPFTGNKSFHTGIDLAAPMNTEVYSSSSGIVIEVGYNDLYGNFVVVGHKNNIKSLYGHLNSYSVKIGDPIKSGELLGMVGQTGRSTGPHLHFEILKKNIPINPLKLLK; translated from the coding sequence ATGAGTAAAAATTTTTTTTTATTTAAAGTAGTTTTCTTTTTTTTAAAAGCAATTTGTGTTTTTTCTTATCCAGAAATAAAAAATTTTTCAAGAAAAGATCCTATTTTTTCTGATCTTAAAGTCAAAGTTTTAAAATATAATAAAAAACAGCATATTCCCCTATTTTTTTACTTATATAAAGTTAAAAAGGGGGATACTTTTTTTAAAATTGCTAATAAAATAAATGGATGGCAGTCTGGCATTGCTACCGTTAATTTATTAGATTCTCCTCTTGTGAGTGTTGGGCAAGAGCTTCTTATTCCTAGTAAAAAAGGAGTTTTTGTTTTTGATAGCAAAGATTATAGGTTTAATAATTTGCTCTTAGCAACAAGAGATCTCACTAAAGCTGAAAAAATAAAAATTAAAAGGAGCGACAGAGTTTATGAGTTTTATTTTTTTGATTTTGTAAAGAATCCAGATTTTGGACTTTTTTCAGGTACAGAGTTACTTTTTTTTTTAAATGCCAACTTTATTTTTCCTTTAAAAAAATTTATTGTTAGTTCTGATTTTGGATTTAGAAATGATCCTTTCACTGGTAATAAAAGTTTTCATACGGGAATAGATCTTGCAGCTCCAATGAATACGGAAGTGTATTCCTCTTCTTCTGGAATAGTCATTGAAGTTGGATACAATGATCTTTATGGTAATTTTGTTGTAGTTGGTCACAAAAATAATATTAAATCTCTTTATGGGCATTTAAATTCATATTCTGTAAAGATAGGAGACCCGATTAAATCAGGCGAATTGCTTGGAATGGTAGGACAAACGGGGCGCTCAACAGGACCCCATTTACACTTTGAAATATTAAAAAAAAATATTCCTATTAACCCTTTAAAGCTTTTGAAGTAA
- a CDS encoding nucleoside triphosphate pyrophosphohydrolase family protein, which translates to MKLNEYQEKAKKTAKYKNKKEELILTTLGLAGETGEVVEKIKKLGRDKNYIIDDDYLISIKKELGDVLWYLSTLSNNLGITLEDVALTNLKKIQKRHENGTINGEGDDR; encoded by the coding sequence ATGAAGCTAAACGAATACCAAGAAAAAGCAAAAAAAACTGCTAAATACAAAAATAAAAAAGAAGAATTAATTTTAACAACACTTGGTCTTGCTGGAGAAACTGGAGAAGTTGTTGAAAAAATAAAAAAATTAGGAAGAGATAAAAATTACATTATTGATGATGACTACTTAATATCAATTAAAAAAGAGCTTGGGGATGTTTTATGGTACTTATCAACTTTAAGTAATAATCTAGGCATTACACTTGAAGATGTTGCCCTAACTAACCTAAAAAAAATACAAAAGCGTCATGAAAATGGAACAATAAATGGTGAAGGTGACGACAGATAA
- a CDS encoding DUF368 domain-containing protein, with the protein MLNIYIKGILLGIANIIPGVSGGTLALILKIYYKIINSISEILKLTEIKKNLMFLTILATGMLTSILLAAKIFKAYAFDNGIIEALLIAFFIGLTFGSMLTLKPEILKETNSNKKILKHLLFLIGMAIIVLFLIIKESNIQLQSTIPKDKNSIKYYLLLISSGAISGASMILPGISGSAVLLLFGFYKEIILIISEFNITLIAIFTAAVTIGIVTSILIIKKIIDNQLNNFIYLSRGLIFGSILQMILIVLKLNYKISFTSFTSLGTSFILGMFINKKMTDKCK; encoded by the coding sequence ATGCTTAATATTTATATAAAGGGAATTTTACTTGGAATTGCAAACATAATCCCAGGGGTTTCTGGGGGAACACTGGCTTTAATATTAAAAATATATTACAAAATAATAAATTCTATTTCAGAAATCTTAAAGCTTACAGAAATTAAAAAAAATTTAATGTTTTTAACCATTTTGGCAACAGGAATGTTAACCTCAATATTATTAGCTGCAAAAATATTCAAAGCTTATGCCTTTGACAATGGAATAATAGAAGCGTTGCTAATAGCATTTTTCATAGGATTAACATTTGGGAGTATGCTAACACTAAAGCCAGAAATATTAAAAGAAACAAATAGTAATAAAAAAATATTAAAGCATTTGTTGTTTTTGATTGGCATGGCTATTATTGTGCTCTTCTTAATAATCAAAGAATCTAATATACAATTGCAAAGCACAATACCTAAAGACAAAAACTCAATAAAATATTACTTATTATTAATATCCTCCGGAGCAATAAGCGGAGCATCAATGATCTTGCCGGGAATCTCAGGATCTGCAGTGCTTTTACTATTTGGCTTTTATAAAGAAATAATACTCATTATATCCGAATTTAACATTACTCTTATTGCAATATTTACAGCAGCTGTAACAATAGGAATAGTTACATCAATATTAATAATAAAGAAAATAATAGATAATCAATTAAATAATTTTATTTATTTATCAAGAGGCCTAATTTTTGGATCAATTCTACAAATGATATTAATCGTATTAAAATTAAATTATAAAATCAGCTTTACATCTTTTACGTCTTTGGGAACATCATTTATATTGGGAATGTTTATAAACAAAAAAATGACTGATAAATGTAAATAA